Part of the Paludisphaera borealis genome, CCCGCACCTTTTCGGCCATCTCGTCCGCCAGGTGGATGGTCTTGGTACGCACATGCTCCCGATAGTCTTTGATTTCCAACAGCCAGCAACACCCATTCGGCTCGATCGCCACGACATCGACCGCCTTGATACTCCCGCAAACCTTGATGAACTGGTTGCGATAATGGCCCCAATCGTCGTATTGCGAGACGGTCCAATCTTCGGCGAACGTGAAGCGTAGCTTCCCTTCAGTGAGGGTCGCCATCAGCTCGTCTCCACGCCGAGATATCGATCCGACTGGCTCAATTCTTCCTGCAAAGCGTCGATCGTTCCGACATCGTCGACCGTCTCGCCTTGCTGGACCGTCACGCCGTCGGCGCTCGGGTGCAGACCAAAGAACTTGGTCTTCACGTCGCGGAACTCGTTATTCTTCAGCAGGATGTCCAGCTCCCGCATCAGGAACAGGCTGTGGCTGGCGACGAACACCTGGATGCCGGACTTGCAGAGTTGCAGGATCGTCCGCGCGACTTTCTTGATCACTTTGGGGTTCAGGTTCGCCTCGGGTTCGTCCCAGAAGAGCGCCCCTTTGCCGACGAGCGATCCCGTGGCGATCAACCGCGCGATCATCGCCAACTTGCGCAATCCTTCGGCGACTAGATGCGCTTCCAGGTTGCCGGATCGCGTCTTCACATAGAATCGCTCTTGGTCGACTACGACTGTCCCGCCGAGTTGTTTCTCTAGTGGTTCCAACAACTCCTTGATTTCAGAAAGCCTCGCGCCTTTGGCGAGAGGCGCGCCCAAAAGGATGCATGTGTCTCTCCACGTCTCCTCAAACGACAGGTCGGTCATATCGTAGAGAGAAACAAAGCCGGGATAGATCGTCAGAAGTTCCCGAGTCGGCAGGAAGACTGGTGGTTTTTTCTCCCACTTGTCCGGCACGTAAGCGACGACGACTTCGGTCTTGCTGGTGGTGTTGAACGAGAAAGCCAGGGGAAAGCCGGACGCGCTGAACTCCGCTCCCACCTCGCAACGGACCCGGCCGGCCTGCCGACGCGCCAATCGTCCCAGCTCGTCCGGCCGAAACACGCCGCGAAGCTTCCGGGCGATCGCGGTCTCCAGGTAGCTCTTGGTAGGCGTCGACGAGCCCGATTCCTTTTCGCCGCGCGCCAGGACGGCCGCGATCGTGTAGGCAGCCTTCAGGACATGCGACTTGCCCGCCCCGTTCTCCCCCGCGACGACGTTCAAGCCCGGCGCGAAGTCGAATTCCGCCTCCGAGAACACCGTCAGGTTCTTCAGGAGCAGCCGGGAAAGCATCAGCGGGCTCCTTCCAGGTCGAACAGGGTGCGTTGCTGCGGCGTCGATACTTTGACGGCGGCGCTTTCGATGCCGCTCCAGCCGGTTACCACTTCATTGTAGGCTCGTGCGTCCTCGGCGCGGCCGGCGCGTTCGGAGAGGGTGTAAAGGCGGTAGGCCAACTGGCGGGCGGCTTCGGCCTTGGCGGAGGCACCGGCGAGCACCTTGGCTGCGCCGCTGTCGCCGTCGGCATTGTAGGCTCGGATGAGTTGGTGGAGGGCTTCCCAGACGGGGAGGCGGGCGTCGCGCTCGGGGTCCCAGTCGGCGGGGTATTCCTTCCACTTGAGCAACCGGACGATGCCGCCGCCGGCCTCGACCACGCCGGAATGCTCCACCCCGGCGACGCTCGTCCCCTTGGCGCGGGCCAGCGTGTCGGCCTCGCCAAACTTGCCGGCCTCCCAGCCGTACTGCTCGAACCAGTGCAGGCAGAATTGCGTATCGGCGTCGAAGTCGTCCTCGGCCAGGAAGCGGTTGATGAGTTGCAGCGCGGTCTTCACGCTCATCGGCGTGCCGTCGGCTTCGAGTACAGCGTCATACCGGCTGAAGATCGCCATGCCCGGCCCGATGATCGCCTGCGACAAGTCCACCGGCGCGACAGGCGAGTGCTGCCCTTCGCTTGCGCGCGTCATGGAGTCCAAAGCCAGGGGCAGAGCCTCGTTGAGCTGACGGACGAACTGTCGACGGGAGATGGTGCCGGCGTCCTTCGCCCGTGGGCGGCAGACGAGGATGATGGACGAGGCAAGGGCATTGGAACCAATCCCAATCTGTCGATTATCTCCTTCAGTCCGCATAGGCCAAGTCCCGACGAGGGACAGTCCGGAGTCTAGAACCGCTTCTAGAAAGGTCTCCCAACCAGTTGAAGAAGTGCCTTCCTTCGTTGCTGTCTCGGACTGTTTGAAAGCGTAGTAGATCGTAATCGGTGCCGCCGGGTGGGCCTGAATAGCAAGGTTGTGCATCGCTTGCTTCATGCCATTGAGGAAGAACGCCTCGGCTTTCTGCTTCGTTCCGTGGCGATACGGCGTAGCGACCAATTCCTCGGCTTTCGGCACTGCAATGGTAGCAAGCAGCGAAGCGTACTGATCGCGGAGAGTTTTGCGTAACCAGACATAAAAGAAATCCGACAAATCGGCGTAACCGATATTGTCGTAGTAGGGCGGATCGGTGGAGATGAACTTGGCCAAACTCTCGGTTTGATTCTGCGCATCCGCTTGTCGAGCCGAGCCGAATCCGTTCGCCGGCAAGACAGGCAACACGCTCGCGACTACCGTGATGGCTTCGATGAAGCCCGAACTCGACTTGGCAAAAATGGAACCTTCTGCAAAGTCCCATACCATCGGTATCGCCTGCTTCGAGAACATCGACCGCATAGCGTTGTCTTTTGTGCGCCATGTTGAAATGGTGCATCCGTAATCGGCATTGCGGCTTATCGCGAACGCGAGAAAGATCGCGATCGCTTCCGCATAGGCGTTGGCTCCAGTGCCGCCGTGCTCGACGCCCCGGTCATCGTCGGGCAGGTCGGCCACGATTGCGTCCCTCCGAATTCGGTCCCGCGCCTCGCCAACCAGATCGCTGAGGGTTGTTAACGCGACCAACTGCCGTGGAGTGAAGAGTTCGCCGTAGGTGAGCATGCCGTAAAGCTGCACACGAAAACTCAGCGCTTGTGCCGGCAGCTTGAGGTCCGGCTTCCACGCAGGCTTGGCTTTGGCCGAGACTGCTTCGTGCTCGGCCGTCGGTGCAAGGTATATCCGGCCGCGTGTTCCTTCGGCGACAATCGCCATCAATTTTTGCCCCGTCCGTCCGGCCATCGCCTCCACACGAATGTAGTCAAAAGTTACAGGTGTGTGCGATATTAGGCAGCGGAAGCCCTTCTGTTTTCCGAACGATGTCCCTGCTTTGGCCTCGGCCGGCGGCTTTCCGACCTTCACCGTGAACGTATAGCCTGACTTGCCTATCACCGGCTCGACGTAGGATTCCTTGCCTTCCTTGCTGCTCAGAACGAACGTGCTGGCGAGCGGCACGTCGATATGCGCAAACGCCGGGTTCGGGCTCTTGACGGTCCGCGCCCAGAGCCAGGCGGTGACAGTGAGCTTCTGGCCTTCGTATGGTTCCAGGTCGGGCCGGTCCTTGACCATCGCCTTGGTGACTTCGATCGGCGGGTAGAGGTGGCCGATCCGCTTGAACGCCTCGTCACGCATCCAGGCCCCGTAGCGGCGCACGTCCTCGGCCAGGCCGGCTGCACTGCTCCAGGTCTTCAAAGCGTTGTCGGCGTCGGGGTGGACTGGCGGCTTGCCGGCGAACCTGGGCGGAATCTCGATCATCGCCTTGTTGATGAGCACGGCGACGGGGTTGAGGTCACTGGCAAAGGCTTTGAGACCGAGCCGCTGGGCTTCGAGCGGGATCGAGCCCCCGCCGGCGAACGGGTCGTGCAGGCCTGGCATCTTCTCCGGGTTGAAGAGTTCCTTCGCTCGCGGGTGGTCCTTGTTCAGCTCGCACGTCTCCCGCCAGCTCTGGAGGATCGCCTCGCGGGCCGGCTTCAACACCGCTTCGTTGGTGGTGTTCTCCCACTTCACAAGGTCTTCGATGATCGTGAATAGCTTGGCACGCGCCTTCGTCCAGTGCCCCCGCACCTGCTGGTTGGGCTCGATACCGGGGTTCTGGCACCGCCAGAGGTCTTCGGGGTCGTGAACGAGCTGCGCGAAGATGACGGCACGTGCTGCAGAGATCGGCCGCTGCGCCCACCATGTATGAAGAGTGGTCGGATAACCCTTCGGCGATTTTCTCTTCGCTGCAGCCGCCGCCGCATTGATGGCGTCGAGGGGGAGGGCGACTTCGATCAGCTTCTTGGGCGACACGATCCGAACGTCATCCCGACGGCTTACTTGCTCCGGCCACGCATCCAGGAACTTTGCGGCCGTAAAGGGGCTGTTCGGGGAGACAGTACTCATGGCATTCCTTTGCCTTGCTTGAGCAGATCGCGGATCGAGTAGTTCACGCTCGCCGCGCCCCAGTCGGGTTCGCGCCGGAACGGATTGGCGAGATAGTGCGGCCCGTCGGACGTGTCGTCCGGGTTCACGAAGACGATCGCCAGCACGAACTTTTCGCCCTGGTTGAACGCATAGAGGATCTCATTGCGGGAGACGGTGATCGTGGTCGAGCCCGCGACACGCCCCTTGACCTCAATATGGATCGGTTCCGTGCCTTCCGGTGGGTAGCTCGACACGTCCCAGCCGCAATTTTGCTTCGTGACATCGATGACGCGATGTCCCTTCGCTTCCTCGGCCTGAACGACCGCTCGCATGGCGAGTGTTTCGATCCGCTTGCGCGCGGCGGCATCGGCGGGGCTCAGCGCCGGGCCCTCACCCCGGAGGCTACGGAGCAATCCGCTCGGCACAACGAGCGCCTCCCCGAGGATGACCGGGGTGCCGTTCTGCACCTGCCGCATTGCCAGAAGCTCCTTCTTCCGACCTTCGAGCCGGCTTTGCAGCTCTTCAAGCGTCTTCTTGGCGTTGTCGAGGTTCAGCCGCACGTCCTTGCCGGCCGCGAGATCCTCCTTGAGCTTAATTTCCTGCTTCGTACGAAAGGCGATCTCCTTGGTCAGCCGTTCGTGAACGGCGGCCAGGGTCTTGTCGACGTGCTCGATGCGACGGTCGGCGACTTCCTTGAAGTGCTCGGGCACGAGCGATCCGGCGGCGAGAGCAACGGCCTTCTGCTCTTGATCGGCATGAATCCACGGCGACGTGAGGAGATCCTCAAGCAACGGCCGATCCGCGGCGGCCAGGGGCTCAAGGTCGAGGTGAGGTGCCCAGCCCGCGAAGACGGCCGACCCGTCCGGGTTCACGCGGATGAACTGGATTCGCTTGGAGAGCGTGACCCCGTCGCCGGACTTCACCTCGTGCGTCAGCAGGAACAGCAGCCACGGCTGGTCCGTCTCGTCGGCCGGATCGGCGAGCACCGTCCCCTGTCGGAGCAGGTTGGCGTTTTGCTCCAGGATCATGTCCGTGACGGCGATCATCAGCGGGTGGCCGGGATGCATGAGCACGGCGCGGACGTGGCCCGGCTTGTCCAGCGGCTGGAGGGCGTCGCGTGTGAAGGCAATGCGCTCATACCGCTTGACGATCGGCTCCTGCTCGCGGCGGTTGCGGCCGATCAATCGGCGATCGCGTTCACGAATCGCGGCGGGAACGTGGGTGATCTCGAATCGTTCGGCCTCGCGGCGGTGAGTCGTGCCGCCAAGCTGGTCGAAGGCCTTGAGGAAGAACGACCGCACGAAGAACGGCTGAAGACGCCGGGCCTCGGTCCGTTCCATCTCCTCCTTCACCTTGAAGAGCCGATCCGGAGTCATCGTCTCCTGGGCCAATGCGCCACGATCGAGCAAGCCCTTGATGTGGTCGTGGTCGAACGCATGGTCGATCCGCTGCGTCAGCTTAGCACGGACCTCGGGCTGGTCGCCGTAGCGGACGGCCTCCATGAGCAACTCCTTGAGGCTGACGCCGTCGAGCACGTCGCCGAGAATATCGAAGACGCGTCCCTTCAGGGCCTCACTCTCGAATTGGAGCTTCTCCAGGAGTCGGTGGTATACGTCGCCTTCGCGGGTTTCCTTGGCGACGAGGTTCCAGAGGTGGCAGACCTCCGTCTGCCCGATCCGGTGGATGCGACCGAAGCGCTGTTCGAGCCGGTTGGGATTCCAGGGCAGGTCGTAGTTGACCATGAGGTGAGCGCACTGGAGGTTCACCCCTTCTCCGGCCGCGTCGGTCGCTATCAGCACCCGGACCTCGGGATCGGACCGAAAGAGCGCCTGGGCCTTCCGCCGGTCGTCGCGGTGCGTGCCGCCGTGAATCGCGACGATGGCTTCGGTATTCCCCAGCACGCCGGCGATCTTCGCGTGCAGATAGTTCAGCGTGTCGCGGTGCTCTGAGAAAAGGATGATCTTCCGCTGCCGGCCGGACGCGTCGTGCATCTCGGGGTTGTTCTGGAGTAGCGTCGAGAGTTCCTCCCACTTCCGATCCTGTCCCGAGACGACGACTGCTTTCGCCTTCTCTTCAAGCGATTTGAGGATGCAGATTTCAGTTTCGAGTTCGGCGATGGTCTTCGCGGCTGTCGCCTGATCGACAAGCTTTTCCTCAAGCGTTTCCTGCTCGTCGGCATTCAGCTCATCGTCGTCGTCGGGGATGGCGTCGAGACTCTCGGTCAGGACGGTCATGCCGCGGTCGCCGAATTTCGCCAGTCGAAGCCGTTCGGAGAGGCGTTCCTTGCGCCGGCGGAGCGACTGGTAGATGGCCTCAGGGCTGGAGGCGAGCCGCCGCTGGAGCGTGGTCAAGGCGAACCCAACCGAGCCCTTGCGGGAGCCGGCGAGGAGATCGGCCTTTCCCATCTCCGCATTTACATAGTTGGTAACGTCTTCGTAAAGTTCCTTTTCGGGGTCCGAGAGTTTGTAGTTGACGGTGTACGCCTTGCGTTCGGGGAACAGCGGCGTGCCGTCGAACTTGACGAGTTCCTCCTTGACCATGCGCCGCATGAGATCGGTCGCATCGACCTTGTGGGCTCCGTCACGGAACTTGCCGTAGAAGCGATCCGAGTCGAGCAACGAGAGGAAAAGCTGAAAGTCTTCCTCCTTGCCGTTGTGCGGCGTGGCGGTCATGAGGAGCAGATGGCGGGTTTCCTTGCCGAGATTTTCCGCGAACCTATAGCGCCCGGTCTTCTCCAACTTGGAGCCGAAGTAGTGGGCGGCGAGCTTGTGGGCTTCGTCGAAAACGACCAAGTCCCACCCGGCTGCGCAGAGCTTGGCTTGAAGTTCCTCGTTCCGCGACATCTGATCGAGCCGGACGATGATCTGCTGATGATCATCAAAAGGATTGCCGCTCGGCGATTCCTCCTCCAGGGCGGAGGTGAAGACGCGGAATTCGAGCCCGAATTTCTCGAAGAGTTCGTCACGCCACTGCTCGACGAGGCTGCCGGGCGCGACGATGAGCACGCGGCGAGCGTCGGCCCTCATCACGAGTTCGCGAATGTAGAGCCCGGCCATGATCGTCTTGCCGGCCCCAGGGTCGTCGGCCAGGACGAACCGAAGAGGCTGGCGTGGCAGCATCGACTCGTAGACCGCCGTAATCTGGTGCGGCAGCGGTTCGACGTTCGAGGTGTGGACAGC contains:
- a CDS encoding DUF1156 domain-containing protein, with amino-acid sequence MSTVSPNSPFTAAKFLDAWPEQVSRRDDVRIVSPKKLIEVALPLDAINAAAAAAKRKSPKGYPTTLHTWWAQRPISAARAVIFAQLVHDPEDLWRCQNPGIEPNQQVRGHWTKARAKLFTIIEDLVKWENTTNEAVLKPAREAILQSWRETCELNKDHPRAKELFNPEKMPGLHDPFAGGGSIPLEAQRLGLKAFASDLNPVAVLINKAMIEIPPRFAGKPPVHPDADNALKTWSSAAGLAEDVRRYGAWMRDEAFKRIGHLYPPIEVTKAMVKDRPDLEPYEGQKLTVTAWLWARTVKSPNPAFAHIDVPLASTFVLSSKEGKESYVEPVIGKSGYTFTVKVGKPPAEAKAGTSFGKQKGFRCLISHTPVTFDYIRVEAMAGRTGQKLMAIVAEGTRGRIYLAPTAEHEAVSAKAKPAWKPDLKLPAQALSFRVQLYGMLTYGELFTPRQLVALTTLSDLVGEARDRIRRDAIVADLPDDDRGVEHGGTGANAYAEAIAIFLAFAISRNADYGCTISTWRTKDNAMRSMFSKQAIPMVWDFAEGSIFAKSSSGFIEAITVVASVLPVLPANGFGSARQADAQNQTESLAKFISTDPPYYDNIGYADLSDFFYVWLRKTLRDQYASLLATIAVPKAEELVATPYRHGTKQKAEAFFLNGMKQAMHNLAIQAHPAAPITIYYAFKQSETATKEGTSSTGWETFLEAVLDSGLSLVGTWPMRTEGDNRQIGIGSNALASSIILVCRPRAKDAGTISRRQFVRQLNEALPLALDSMTRASEGQHSPVAPVDLSQAIIGPGMAIFSRYDAVLEADGTPMSVKTALQLINRFLAEDDFDADTQFCLHWFEQYGWEAGKFGEADTLARAKGTSVAGVEHSGVVEAGGGIVRLLKWKEYPADWDPERDARLPVWEALHQLIRAYNADGDSGAAKVLAGASAKAEAARQLAYRLYTLSERAGRAEDARAYNEVVTGWSGIESAAVKVSTPQQRTLFDLEGAR
- a CDS encoding AAA family ATPase, producing MLSRLLLKNLTVFSEAEFDFAPGLNVVAGENGAGKSHVLKAAYTIAAVLARGEKESGSSTPTKSYLETAIARKLRGVFRPDELGRLARRQAGRVRCEVGAEFSASGFPLAFSFNTTSKTEVVVAYVPDKWEKKPPVFLPTRELLTIYPGFVSLYDMTDLSFEETWRDTCILLGAPLAKGARLSEIKELLEPLEKQLGGTVVVDQERFYVKTRSGNLEAHLVAEGLRKLAMIARLIATGSLVGKGALFWDEPEANLNPKVIKKVARTILQLCKSGIQVFVASHSLFLMRELDILLKNNEFRDVKTKFFGLHPSADGVTVQQGETVDDVGTIDALQEELSQSDRYLGVETS
- a CDS encoding helicase-related protein; this encodes MQLAEVKPGVALVGLDPDLVCTVVAVSIIAEGAVQVFYKLPDGTLKERLLGAADEATISLATTERPWAFDGDSAAFQLACEAKRIDLAFLFDPMMAVHTSNVEPLPHQITAVYESMLPRQPLRFVLADDPGAGKTIMAGLYIRELVMRADARRVLIVAPGSLVEQWRDELFEKFGLEFRVFTSALEEESPSGNPFDDHQQIIVRLDQMSRNEELQAKLCAAGWDLVVFDEAHKLAAHYFGSKLEKTGRYRFAENLGKETRHLLLMTATPHNGKEEDFQLFLSLLDSDRFYGKFRDGAHKVDATDLMRRMVKEELVKFDGTPLFPERKAYTVNYKLSDPEKELYEDVTNYVNAEMGKADLLAGSRKGSVGFALTTLQRRLASSPEAIYQSLRRRKERLSERLRLAKFGDRGMTVLTESLDAIPDDDDELNADEQETLEEKLVDQATAAKTIAELETEICILKSLEEKAKAVVVSGQDRKWEELSTLLQNNPEMHDASGRQRKIILFSEHRDTLNYLHAKIAGVLGNTEAIVAIHGGTHRDDRRKAQALFRSDPEVRVLIATDAAGEGVNLQCAHLMVNYDLPWNPNRLEQRFGRIHRIGQTEVCHLWNLVAKETREGDVYHRLLEKLQFESEALKGRVFDILGDVLDGVSLKELLMEAVRYGDQPEVRAKLTQRIDHAFDHDHIKGLLDRGALAQETMTPDRLFKVKEEMERTEARRLQPFFVRSFFLKAFDQLGGTTHRREAERFEITHVPAAIRERDRRLIGRNRREQEPIVKRYERIAFTRDALQPLDKPGHVRAVLMHPGHPLMIAVTDMILEQNANLLRQGTVLADPADETDQPWLLFLLTHEVKSGDGVTLSKRIQFIRVNPDGSAVFAGWAPHLDLEPLAAADRPLLEDLLTSPWIHADQEQKAVALAAGSLVPEHFKEVADRRIEHVDKTLAAVHERLTKEIAFRTKQEIKLKEDLAAGKDVRLNLDNAKKTLEELQSRLEGRKKELLAMRQVQNGTPVILGEALVVPSGLLRSLRGEGPALSPADAAARKRIETLAMRAVVQAEEAKGHRVIDVTKQNCGWDVSSYPPEGTEPIHIEVKGRVAGSTTITVSRNEILYAFNQGEKFVLAIVFVNPDDTSDGPHYLANPFRREPDWGAASVNYSIRDLLKQGKGMP